Genomic DNA from Acetilactobacillus jinshanensis:
AAGCACTTAAACTTAACTATGGACGACTTCGAAAAGTTAGCTGTTACCCAGTTAAAGCACGGTGAAAGTGTTTGGTTCGGCAGTGACGTTGTCCAGTACTCCGACAGTAAGAAAGGTGTCATGGATGACGATCTTTACCATAAAGATTCATTATTCGACACCAAAGTATCCATGAGTAAGGAAGACGCCTTGAACTATGGCGAAAGTGCCATGGATCATGCCATGGTCTTAACCGGTGTTGACATCGTCAACGGTAAGCCAACTAAATGGAAAGTTGAAAACAGCTGGGGCAAGAAACCTGGTAACAAGGGTTACTTCGTAATGAGTGAATCTTGGTTCCGTCGTTTCGCTTACCAGTTAGTCATTAACAAGAAATACATGCCAGAAGCTATGCAAAAGGATCAGGCCCAGAAGCCAAGTCTATTAAAGCCTTGGGACCCAATGGGTACTTTAGCATAACCTTAATATTTAAAATTAGATATATAAAAAAGCAGCTGAAATTAATCAGCTGCTTTTTTATTAACTTAAATTAAGTTAAACGATAAATCACTTAGCTAAGTTTAACATGTGCTGGTCATGGTTAACCCACCAGTTAGCTTTCTTAGCATAGTACATAGCGTTTTTGGCAGCTTTCTTATAACCTTTTTTCTGGTCATATTTAGCAGCCTTTAAATCGAAAGCTTCGGCCTTTTTGTTAATCTTTTCGGCGTTAGACCAAACTTTGTGATAGTAAGCACTCTTGCGGTAGTTAGCATGCTTAGCTACATAATGACGGTAAGTCTTTTTGGTATTAGGCTTTTCAATATGCTTCTTAGTCTTGCTCATAGCAGCCTTTTCAGCAGCTGCTTTCTTAGCGGAAACCTTTTTAGCATGCTTATTACTAGCCTTTTTGTTAGACTTCTTAGCTAACTTCTTGCTGCCTTTCTTATTGGCCTTTTTGTTTAACTTCTTAGGTGTTTTCTTAGCAGCCTTCTTGTTAGACTTCTTGGCAGCTTTTTTAGCTAATTTATTACCACCCTTTTTAGCGGCTTTTTTGTTGGCAGCCTTTTTTGCTGACTTCTTTGATGCTGCTTTCTTAGCATTTTTAGCAGCACTCTTCTTAACACCTTTGGCAACTTTCTTAGCGTTCTTCTTAGTTGCCTTAGCATGTTTAGTTGCTTTTGGAGCAGTAGCACCTAATTTATGACTATTGTATTGGCCTTTCTTGATGCCCTTTTCTTCATAAGCAGCAGATTTATTAGTCTGAGGAGCAGCATTAGCGCTAGCACTCAAACTAGCACCGCAAACCATAACACCGGCTAATAAAGCAACAGAAGCATCTTTAGCAAGTTTCTTTAACAATTGTTTCTTCATTAAAAACATCTCCCAATGAGTTATGTATTGAGTATACCATAATTTTACAGTTCTGTTACATTAAAAAAGGGAACATTTAGAATTTCTAATCCCAAATATTCCCTATCATATTACGTTACATTTTACTTATTTTATTATTTTTTTAGATAAGATCCGCAAATGGGAATCAAATTGATACTCAATTGGTACCCCGTTTGGGACTTCTAGCTTTTCAACATCTTTATCGGAAATGTGGTCAAGATATTTAATCAATGCCCTTAATGTACTGCCATGGGCAACGATTAATTGATTATGACCATCGATTAACCGAGGCACAATGGAGTCAATCCAATATGGCAGCATTCGTTTATAAGTCATTTCAAGGCTCTCACCCAACGGCTCATGGACACCCACGCGGAGATACTTGTACTCGCTTTCGGGTGTCTTTAATAATGGTGGAACAGCTTTAAATCCTCGATGCCAGGAATTAAATCGCTTTTCACCAACTTGTTTTTTAACAACGATTTTATTTTTACCACGTAAAGCACCATAATGACGTTCATTCAATCGCCACGTTTTATGCTCAGGAATGTAAGCCTGATCAATTTCATCCAATACAATATTAGCTGTATCAATAGCTCTAATTAGGTATGAAGTATGGACATCACTAAATTTAATGTGAGTTTTTTCTAATTTCTTACCAGCTTGATGAGCCTGCTTGACACCTAAGTGAGTCAATGGTGAATCAGTCCAGCCAGTAAAAATATGATCATGATTGGCTTGGCTTTCACCATGTCGAATCAATACTAAAATGGCCATCCTTATATATCATCTCTTAACGGATTGGTAGAAAGTTTCATTTTTTATTGTAACGCAATTTTATTTATAGTCATATTAACAATTAAGATCTGGTATCTTCGTTGTCATTATAAGTATCTTTATACTATAATTTACTTGAATCTTTAAATGGGGCATAAAAATAATGGAAGACTTTAATAATCAATCGAATCATTTCAATGATTCATCCCAAAACAAATCTAGACAAACCGTCTACCCTACTCGGACTGGTGAATTACACTTTAGAAAGCGTAAACATCCTTGGGTATGGCCAATCATTATCGTAATATTAATTATCTTAGGAATTGGATTAGTATGGTTACATTCAGCATATAATAATGCTCAAAATACATTTCAAAAAACTTACCAACAAGGTAATTTTGATAAACGAAATGTTTCCAGTATTATAAATCAAGATAAACCGTTCTCAGTTCTATTATTAGGTACTGATACGGGTGCGCTTGGTCGACATGATACCGGACGAACCGATACCATCATTTTGGCAACCATTAATCCACAAAAGAAGAGTATTTTCTTAACGAGTATCCCTAGAGATACCAAAGTTACCGTACCTGGCGATTCACAGCCATACGAAAAGATTAATGCGGCATACACTTTAGGTGGACCTGCTAAGGCCGTTACAACGGTTCAGCGTCTATTGAACGTGCCGATTGATTTCTACGCCATCGTAAACATGGGTGGCCTAGAAAAAATGGTTAACGCCGTTGACGGTGCCACGGTTGATCCGCCGTTATCATTCCACTATGAGCAAGCCAATGTGACTAAAGGCCATAAAATTCATTTGAATGGCAAAGAAGCTTTAGCCTATGCACGAATGAGACATCAAGATCCTTTAGGCGATTACGGTCGTCAAGAACGACAACGTCAGGTCTTAGAAAAGTTATTGATGAAAGGTATGAAGATCACATCATTACCTCGATATAAACAGATTCTGTCGTCACTTCAGCATAATTTAAAGACAGACATTAAATTTGACGATATGGTGTCGATTCGAGCTCGTTACGGTGTAGCAACCCATCATCTAAGATCAGAGGGTCTACAGGAAAATAACGCCACGATCAACGGAATTGACTATGAAGTTCCAACTAAGTCTGAATTAATTAAAGTATCGAAAAAGATTCGAAAGAGTTTAGGCTTAAGTTCAACTAGCGACACCATTAGTAATAATTACATCGATAATTATTCTGATTCAGATTTGTCAGATGATAATAGT
This window encodes:
- a CDS encoding 2,3-bisphosphoglycerate-dependent phosphoglycerate mutase, translating into MAILVLIRHGESQANHDHIFTGWTDSPLTHLGVKQAHQAGKKLEKTHIKFSDVHTSYLIRAIDTANIVLDEIDQAYIPEHKTWRLNERHYGALRGKNKIVVKKQVGEKRFNSWHRGFKAVPPLLKTPESEYKYLRVGVHEPLGESLEMTYKRMLPYWIDSIVPRLIDGHNQLIVAHGSTLRALIKYLDHISDKDVEKLEVPNGVPIEYQFDSHLRILSKKIIK
- a CDS encoding LCP family protein, with product MEDFNNQSNHFNDSSQNKSRQTVYPTRTGELHFRKRKHPWVWPIIIVILIILGIGLVWLHSAYNNAQNTFQKTYQQGNFDKRNVSSIINQDKPFSVLLLGTDTGALGRHDTGRTDTIILATINPQKKSIFLTSIPRDTKVTVPGDSQPYEKINAAYTLGGPAKAVTTVQRLLNVPIDFYAIVNMGGLEKMVNAVDGATVDPPLSFHYEQANVTKGHKIHLNGKEALAYARMRHQDPLGDYGRQERQRQVLEKLLMKGMKITSLPRYKQILSSLQHNLKTDIKFDDMVSIRARYGVATHHLRSEGLQENNATINGIDYEVPTKSELIKVSKKIRKSLGLSSTSDTISNNYIDNYSDSDLSDDNS